Part of the Prochlorococcus sp. MIT 0603 genome is shown below.
CAAGCAAAGAATCCATTAAGATATCTATTCTTCGGAAAGGAAGAAGAAAATTACAACCAAAAAGAGCTTTCGATTAAAACCATGCAAAAATGGATAAAAGATCAAGATAAAAATATTACTATCAAGAACATAGAAATAAATAAAACTAATGATTTTTGGTCCTCAACCAACAGCTCTGAACAATTAAGTATTGGTCCAACTCCAGAAAGAGCATTAGATCAAAGCTGGGGAAGGTATAGTTACTCAAAATGGATTTCGTCTGCTACAGACAAATATGCTTATCCTCAAAGCCCTAGGATATCAGAAGAGGGTAAAGACACAGAGCAAATTGAACTCAGAGCAAAAGATGTAGACAGTAATCAATTCGTCTCACAGTTAGTAGATGTTAAATATTCACAGAGTCCACTGGCAGAGTTTCCACGTGGTCCAGTAGCAGGCGACTGCCTCCATAGAATACTTGAAAAATTAGATTTCTCGCTTCCTATAACAGATCCTAAAACAGCGAGCTTGATTGAGGATGAACTGCGCAAGAGTTCAATAAGCATTGATATGAAAAGCAATGTAAAGGATGCATTAAAGAGAGTCTTAAGTGTGCCTCTTGGAGGAGCCCTAGGTAATCTTCAATTAAAGCAACTTAATAGCAATAGATGTATTAGCGAGCTGAAGTTTGATCTCTCTCTATCGATTAATGATAATGCCATCAAGTCAATTGACATATATAAGGCATTTAGAAAGAATCCTGACTCCAAATTTGGGAAAATTTATCCTAAAAAGCTTATTGACTTAAATATATCAAGCAAGGGTTTCTTCACAGGTTCAATAGATCTAATTTTTTACGATAAGGATAACTTTAAAGAAGCTCGTTGGTGGTTAATTGACTGGAAGAGCAACTGGATAGGTAATGATATGGAAGATAGTAAATCAATAAATTGCAGTCCTGATAACTATAGTCAAAAAAATATGTATAAACAAATGATTGAGCATCATTATCCTCTTCAGGCACACCTATACTTAGTAGCATTACACAGATATCTTAATTGGAGGTTAGTTGATTACAATCCCTCCAAACATTTAGGTGGATATGTCTATATCTTCCTAAGAGGAATACCGAAGACTAAAGAAATCTCAAGTTATAATTTAAAGAGCAAGGTTCCAGGTATATTTCTGGAAGAGGCACCTATCGAAAGAATATTGGCATTAGATAAATTAATGGATGGTACAAAATAATGATCAATACTGAGTTAAGCAGTTCACAAGAAAATTTAACTAATATGATAAGTGAAGTTCTGAAATCCAGAATTCCACCTAAGAATCCCTCTGAATATAAATATTTACAAGATTTTATCAGATTATTGATGGAAGCACTTGATAGAGGGGAGCTATCTATAGCAGTAAATGAACAGACAATTTGTAGAGAACTAAACACTAAGGGGGGGGCAGCTAAACACCTCAAGGCATTACAAAATAGCGGTTGGATTGAAGGAGATAATTCTCCAATGGTATTCCATGACAATCGACTAAGCTGGAGACGTTGGCATGAAGAAATGCATAGTGTTATAGACAATCTAAAATCCAGATCACATAAAACACCTTTTTATAGTTTAAATAACAAACAAACAATCATTTCTGAGGATTATTCAACGCTAAATTCCGAACAAATCTCTGCTGTAAAAGCTATAGCTAATAATAATTTGATTCTCCTTAGTGGCGGTCCAGGGACAGGGAAAACTAGCACCATTATTCAAATGTTGATTAAGGCACTATTAATCAAGTGCGATTTAAAGATTGGTTTAGCTGCTCCTACAGGGAAAGCAACTAGACGATTAGAAGAAGCCATACAAAAAGCTGGCCTTAGTTTAAAAAGCAATCTCAAAATCAATTTGTCAAGAATACCATGCTTAACTCTTCACCGATGGCTTCAGGCTATTGAGAGTGGGTTCTTGAAATGCAAAACAAATCCATTGCAATTAGATATTTTAATTGTAGATGAAATGTCTATGGTAGATCTTTCATTAATGCATGGCTTGCTAAATGCGCTGCCAGAAGAAAGTCAGTTAATTTTAGTTGGAGATCCAGACCAATTACCACCTATAGGGGAAGGCGCAGTATGGCATACATTACATGAAAAGGATACTTTAAACAGATTTAATCATTGCTCAATCCATCTAACAAAGCTTTACCGAAACAAAGGTGTACTAGCTGATTTAGCAATTAGTGCAAGAGGGAATGAATTATCTACTTTTTTAAATAATCTCATAAACCTACCACCTTCAACGAAGCTAAAAGTCATCTCATCAACGAAAGAGAGTATCCCTCTACATATAATCACTACAATACGTCAGCATCAAAATCAATTAAGTGAATTAACTAAAGAATTAGATTCAATTGATACATCGAACACTCAAGTCCCTGTTACTTCAACAAGCTATAAATATGCAGAAGATCTACTTGGCTATCTAGAAAAGTTAATTGTTTTGTCTCCTAAGCGATATGGATTATGGAGTGTTGATCATATCCACAAAACACTATTAGGAAACAGATTGGGTGAGGGAGTGCTTAGTTGGCCTGAGGGGACGCCAGTAATATGCACTCGAAATCAGTATGATCTTAACCTAGCAAATGGAGACATTGGTGTGATTATTGGTACTAATGAGAAGAAACGTCTTTTGTTTAGAGTTAATACTAATGAAGGGAAAAACAACTTAAAATTGATTCATCCATTAAGGGTAACAAAGATAGATCCAGCTTTAGCCATAACAATACATAAATCTCAAGGGAGTGAAGCCAACCATGTTATCTGCCTATGGCCAAATACAATAAACACCAAAAACGTCCATAAAAGCGAATTTATGATCAATGAAGATTACGAAAGAAAATTAATTTATACAGCCATCACAAGAGCAAAAGCTAGATTAGATATTGCTATATGCCATGAAGATACAGAAGATAATAAGAATGAAGTGGATTCTAGGACTGACAAAATGATAGATTAAAATGATCCCTTTAATAAGGTGAGTCAACAAAGTGCGGTTAATGCCGATTGGAGGTTGTCTGCCTGATTTTCAAGGGATATCAGGTGTGCAACTTATTTAAATGACTAAACCCAATCCTAATGATGAATCACCCTCTTCAAATATTGAAGAAGAATCACAAAATACATTCATAAATGAAGGGGAAATTCTCAATAGTGAATTAGATGATTCCCTAAAAGCATCAAATAAGAAGAAAAAAACTTCTGATGGTTTTAACTGCTTTGGGTTTAGTGAAGATCTAATAAAAACCTTATATAACAAAGGTTATAAGGAACCAACCCCTATACAAAAAGCTGCAATACCAGAATTAATGCTGGGGCGTGATTTACTTGGGCAAGCCCAAACGGGTACTGGTAAAACTGCTGCATTCGCTTTACCATTGCTAGAAAGAATTAATAACAAAGAAAGAAATCCACAGGTTTTGGTTCTGACTCCTACTCGTGAACTTGCTATGCAAGTAGCAGATTCATTCCGAGCATATTCAGAAGGACATCCCAATATAAATATACTTGCTCTATACGGAGGGTCCGATTTTAGATCACAAATCTATTCGCTTAAACGAGGTATAGAAATAGTAGTAGGAACTCCTGGGCGAGTTATGGATCACATTCGACAGGACACATTGAGACAGGAAGGACTTCAATGCTTAGTACTAGATGAAGCAGATGAGATGTTAAGAATGGGCTTTATTGATGATATCGAATGGATTCTTGAGCAGTTGCCAAATGAACGTCAGATGGTTTTTTTCTCTGCGACAATGCCGACAGAAATAAGAAGGCTTTCTAAAAGATACCTGAAAGATCCAGCCGAAATTACTATTAAGTCAAAAAAGAAAGAAGCACAACTTATAAAGCAAAAATATATTATTGTTCAAAATAGCTATAAACTTGAGGTATTAAAGCGTGTACTTGAACTAAGTTTTGGTGAAGCTGTGATAATTTTTGCCAGGACCAAAGTAATTACTTTAAAGCTCGCAGAAAGCCTAGAGGCCTCCAATCATAATGTGGCTGTGCTCAATGGGGATGTGCCCCAGAATCTTAGAGAAAGAACGGTTGAAAGGCTAAGGCAAGGGGGAATAGATGTTTTAGTTGCTACTGATGTGGCAGCTAGAGGCTTGGATGTAGAGCGGATAGGACTTGTCATCAATTATGATATGCCTTTTGACTCTGAAGCATACGTACATAGGATAGGACGTACTGGTAGGGCCGGCAGAAGTGGAGAAGCGATTCTTTTTATCAATCCTAGAGAAAGATCCTATTTAAGCAATCTAGAAAGAGCCGTAGGACAAACCATAGAAAGGATGGAAATCCCTACTAACGACATTATTAATAAACATAGAATCAAAAAAATCAAGAGTGATCTAATCGAAAAAGCCTCAAAGGAAAGAAATGCTAATGAGCAAGACATTATGATAAAAGATATTTTTGAAGAAATCGAGAATGAACTAGAGATAACACCTCAAGAAATTGCACTAGCTGCTATAAATCTTTCTTTAGGGGAGACTCAATTATTAGCAGATACAGATGAGAGTTGGATATATCAAGCCGACAAACATCGTAGTACACATGATCGTCGCGATAGTCGAAACAAAAATCAACGAAGAAATAATCGAGATGTCAGAGCAAATGATAAAGATAAAGAACGATTCAGGGTAGAAGTTGGTCATCGTGACAGAGTAAAGCCAGGAAACATCGTGGGGGCTATTGCAAACGAGTCTGGTTTAAATGGTCGGATGATTGGTAGGATTCAGATTTTTGATAGCTATAGCCTTGTTGATTTACCAAAAGGAATGCCTACGAATGTATTCAACAATCTCAAAAGAGTAAAAGTTATGAATAAAGAGCTAAACATTGTTCGTCAGCCATAGCCAGTGCAAGTTGAATATCAATGAATATAGTCAAGTATAATGATTAAGCTTTTACTTAATATAATAGTTGTTTATGCTTCTGGATTTCACCAACAAGTTTTAGCAGAAGACTTAAACTTAATTATAAAGAAATTTTGCATGGAAAGTTTCAACCAAGAGATGATAGCTTCTGGGTATCAAGAAAACAAACAAGTAGGAAGTCAAATATGCAATTGTTTTGTATATGAAATAAACAATGGGAATACTATCGGTCAAGCACGCAAGACGTGCAAAGAGGATGCTCTTAAAACAGTTGATTTACAAAAAACAAATTTGCTATGAACAAGAAGCCTAATAAGAAATTAAATAGCAATCCATTGTTTAGACTTGCCAGGAACCAATCAAAGCAAAAACAATTAATCATATATGCAATTATATGTTCAGTTCTAAATAAGTTATTTGATCTTGCACCACCAGTCTTAATAGGCGTATCTATAGATGTAGTAATAAGAGAGAAAAATTCATGGTTAAGCAATTTTGGCTATCAAGCTGTACCTTCTCAACTGGCAATACTTGCTATTGCTTCATTCCTTATATGGAGTGCAGAATCATTCTTTGAATACCTCTATGGATTGCTATGGAGGAACCTTGCCCAAAGCACTCAACATAATCTAAGAATACAAGCCTATAATCATCTACAAAAACTAGAGATGTCATTCTTTGAGAGTGATAGTTCGGGCAGGTTACTAGCGATATTAAATGATGATATTAACCAATTAGAACGATTTTTAGATCATGGAGCAAATCAATTGCTCCAATTGGTTGTAACTGTGATTACAGTTGGTACTACAATGGCATTTCTAGCTCCAAATGTTGCAATATTTGCTTTTATACCTATCCCAGTAATCCTTTTTGGATCTATTAAATTTCAAAAGAAATTAGCTCCTAGATACAAAGATGTTAGGGAAAAAGCTGGAGACATAGCAGCTCGCTTAAGCAATAATCTTGGCGGGATTTTAACTATTAAGAGTTTCACAACTGAGTCATGGGAAGTTGAGCGTCTGAAATTAGACAGTTATGCATATCAAAAGAGCAATACTGAAGCGATAAAGTTTTCTGCTGCGTTTATACCATTAATTCGCTTCGCGATTTTATTTGCATTCCTTGCAATTCTAATTATTGGAGGCTTACAAGCCTGGCAAGGGACCCTAGAAGTTGGAATTTATAGTTTTCTAGTATTTATAACCCAAAGACTTCTTTGGCCATTAACGACACTGGGGCATGTACTAGATGAATATCAAAGATCTATGGCATCTACTAATAGAGTCCTAAATCTAATAGATAAACCAATTACAATTTCTGGAGGAAATCTTAGAATTAGCCCCAACCAAGTAAAAGGCGAAATAAGTTTTAAAAATGTTTATTTCAAGTATAGAGATAGGGGATCCCTTCTTAATAACTTCAATTTAAATATATCTGCCGGAAGCACTATAGGGATTGTAGGATCAACAGGTTCTGGCAAAAGTAGTTTAGTTAAATTAATTCTAAGATTGTATGCAATAAACTCAGGAACCATAGAAATTGATGGAGTTGATATAGAGAAAATTAATCTTAATGACTTACGTAAATTAATATCCCTTGTGAGTCAAGAAGTATATCTTTTTCATGGAACAATTAGAGAAAATATTTCATATGGAAATGACAAAGCAACATTAAGTCAAATCATAGATGCAGCAAAACTATCAGAGGCATCTGAGTTTATTGATAAACTTCCTGATAGATATAATACCCTTGTAGGAGAAAGAGGGCAAAGATTATCAGGAGGGCAATGTCAAAGGATAGCATTAGCTAGGGCTATTCTAAAAAATGCACCAATACTAATTCTAGATGAAGCAACAGCTTCTGTAGACAATGAAACAGAAGCAGCCATTCAAAGATCATTATCAAAAATAACAGCTAATAGAACAACTTTAGTTATTGCACATAGACTAAGTACTATTAAGAATGCAGATCAAATAGTTGTTTTAGAGAAAGGCAAGATTGTGGAATCAGGAACTCATGAGTCTTTATTGCAAATGAATGGGGTTTACTCTGAGCTCTGGAATGTTCAAGTCGGTTGATTTATATGCCAAACTAATATTCTGTCTTTTAAAGGGTACTTTCCTAAATAAAAAATCTAAAAGAAGTTATTACACGTTGGAATAAACGATCAACTTTATTCCAACGAAGATCATTCGTACCAGCTGCAAAAGTAAATAATGAGCCTCTATCAACAACAACAGTAGCAATTTCATGCCGGTCTTTATCTGGAAGGTGAATTAAATATTCAATATCGTAAAAAACATGATTACCCTCGTCCCGTGATCTTGCATCAAGTAGCTCAGCCTGTCTTTCTCCACCATTAGGTGCTAATAATTCATTCATCAATCTTTCTCCAACTTCTAAAGGAGTACCAATATTTTCCAGCTCAATATCAGAAGAAACATCTGATACAACCAAACTCAACGTTTCATCGCTATTAATTAGATCATGAAAGACAATTTCAGGTCCGCCTTGAAGCGCAATGCGTGTCCATCCTGTTGGATAAAAGAAGCCATATCGACCATCACTGCTTTGAAAGCCTTCTAAGCCAGCTGTCCCATTGGAACTACAAGCTCCTAAGGAAAAAATAACAACTAGCAATAAGAGTGCTCGTAAGAAGGGTTTGAAAAAAGCTCTCATTGATTTTTCTTTAATTAGAAACCTTTGTGAACAATGTACTTACTTACAGAAGAATTAGTAAATTTCACTTAAATGACGTAAGAGTGTTTAAATTCTATATATCTGCCTTAAAACTCTGAGCAATTTCACTAGACCGCTTGCTCATCTTATAGATCAATTCGAACAACTTCCAGGAATTGGCCCTAGGACAGCACAACGACTTGCTTTGTATTTACTTCGTCAACCTGAAGACAAGGTAAAGGTTTTTGCAACGGCCCTATTAAGTGCCAGAAACAAAGTAGGAGAATGTCAAAAATGTTTTCATCTCACAGCAAACAACGAGTGTGAAATTTGTCTTAATTCACAAAGGGACTCTTCTTTAATATGTGTCGTAGCAGATTCAAGAGATTTACTTGCATTAGAAAGAACACGTGAATTTAAAGGGCTATACCATGTCCTTGGAGGGCTTATATCTCCTATGGATGGTATTGGACCGGAATTATTAAATATCTCTGCATTAGTTAAAAGAGTTTCAAGTGAAAACACAAAAGAAGTCATACTTGCACTTACGCCTAGCGTTGAAGGTGACACAACAAGTCTTTATATATCACGACTCCTAAAAGCTTTTGTAAAAGTCACAAGAATTGCATATGGTTTACCAGTTGGCAGTGAACTTGAATATGCTGATGAAGTAACTCTTACAAGAGCCATAGAAGGTCGCCGTGAGATAGAATGAATACATTAAAGAAATGACTAGAAGTTCTAAACCAACTAGATATACACAAATCAAACCAAAAGAAAGGTTGCCTGAATGGATACAACCTTCTATAGGGAAAGCCTCTCAATTAGAGAATGTTCAAAACTTAGTTAAAAAATATAGGTTACACACAATATGTGAGGAGGGACGTTGTCCTAACCGAGGAGAATGCTATGCATCAGGAACCGCGACCTTCTTACTTGGTGGATCGATTTGCACCAGAAGTTGTGCTTTTTGCCAAGTAGAAAAAGGTCTCTCACCAGAAAGAATTGATCCACATGAGCCAGATCGTATAGCTCAAGTGGTATTTCACCTAAAACTAAAGTATGTAGTTCTTACCTCTGTAGCAAGAGACGATCTTAGTGATCATGGTGCCATATTATTTACAAAGACAATTGATGCAATAAGAAAATTATCTCCGAAAATATCTATAGAAGTTCTTACGCCTGACTTTTGGGGTGGATATGTAGACGAGCTAAAAGCAGTAGAAGCACAAAGGCATAGACTTAAGACAGTACTTAAAGCTAA
Proteins encoded:
- a CDS encoding AAA family ATPase; amino-acid sequence: MINTELSSSQENLTNMISEVLKSRIPPKNPSEYKYLQDFIRLLMEALDRGELSIAVNEQTICRELNTKGGAAKHLKALQNSGWIEGDNSPMVFHDNRLSWRRWHEEMHSVIDNLKSRSHKTPFYSLNNKQTIISEDYSTLNSEQISAVKAIANNNLILLSGGPGTGKTSTIIQMLIKALLIKCDLKIGLAAPTGKATRRLEEAIQKAGLSLKSNLKINLSRIPCLTLHRWLQAIESGFLKCKTNPLQLDILIVDEMSMVDLSLMHGLLNALPEESQLILVGDPDQLPPIGEGAVWHTLHEKDTLNRFNHCSIHLTKLYRNKGVLADLAISARGNELSTFLNNLINLPPSTKLKVISSTKESIPLHIITTIRQHQNQLSELTKELDSIDTSNTQVPVTSTSYKYAEDLLGYLEKLIVLSPKRYGLWSVDHIHKTLLGNRLGEGVLSWPEGTPVICTRNQYDLNLANGDIGVIIGTNEKKRLLFRVNTNEGKNNLKLIHPLRVTKIDPALAITIHKSQGSEANHVICLWPNTINTKNVHKSEFMINEDYERKLIYTAITRAKARLDIAICHEDTEDNKNEVDSRTDKMID
- a CDS encoding DEAD/DEAH box helicase; translation: MTKPNPNDESPSSNIEEESQNTFINEGEILNSELDDSLKASNKKKKTSDGFNCFGFSEDLIKTLYNKGYKEPTPIQKAAIPELMLGRDLLGQAQTGTGKTAAFALPLLERINNKERNPQVLVLTPTRELAMQVADSFRAYSEGHPNINILALYGGSDFRSQIYSLKRGIEIVVGTPGRVMDHIRQDTLRQEGLQCLVLDEADEMLRMGFIDDIEWILEQLPNERQMVFFSATMPTEIRRLSKRYLKDPAEITIKSKKKEAQLIKQKYIIVQNSYKLEVLKRVLELSFGEAVIIFARTKVITLKLAESLEASNHNVAVLNGDVPQNLRERTVERLRQGGIDVLVATDVAARGLDVERIGLVINYDMPFDSEAYVHRIGRTGRAGRSGEAILFINPRERSYLSNLERAVGQTIERMEIPTNDIINKHRIKKIKSDLIEKASKERNANEQDIMIKDIFEEIENELEITPQEIALAAINLSLGETQLLADTDESWIYQADKHRSTHDRRDSRNKNQRRNNRDVRANDKDKERFRVEVGHRDRVKPGNIVGAIANESGLNGRMIGRIQIFDSYSLVDLPKGMPTNVFNNLKRVKVMNKELNIVRQP
- a CDS encoding ABC transporter ATP-binding protein translates to MNKKPNKKLNSNPLFRLARNQSKQKQLIIYAIICSVLNKLFDLAPPVLIGVSIDVVIREKNSWLSNFGYQAVPSQLAILAIASFLIWSAESFFEYLYGLLWRNLAQSTQHNLRIQAYNHLQKLEMSFFESDSSGRLLAILNDDINQLERFLDHGANQLLQLVVTVITVGTTMAFLAPNVAIFAFIPIPVILFGSIKFQKKLAPRYKDVREKAGDIAARLSNNLGGILTIKSFTTESWEVERLKLDSYAYQKSNTEAIKFSAAFIPLIRFAILFAFLAILIIGGLQAWQGTLEVGIYSFLVFITQRLLWPLTTLGHVLDEYQRSMASTNRVLNLIDKPITISGGNLRISPNQVKGEISFKNVYFKYRDRGSLLNNFNLNISAGSTIGIVGSTGSGKSSLVKLILRLYAINSGTIEIDGVDIEKINLNDLRKLISLVSQEVYLFHGTIRENISYGNDKATLSQIIDAAKLSEASEFIDKLPDRYNTLVGERGQRLSGGQCQRIALARAILKNAPILILDEATASVDNETEAAIQRSLSKITANRTTLVIAHRLSTIKNADQIVVLEKGKIVESGTHESLLQMNGVYSELWNVQVG
- the psbP gene encoding photosystem II reaction center PsbP, with amino-acid sequence MRAFFKPFLRALLLLVVIFSLGACSSNGTAGLEGFQSSDGRYGFFYPTGWTRIALQGGPEIVFHDLINSDETLSLVVSDVSSDIELENIGTPLEVGERLMNELLAPNGGERQAELLDARSRDEGNHVFYDIEYLIHLPDKDRHEIATVVVDRGSLFTFAAGTNDLRWNKVDRLFQRVITSFRFFI
- the recR gene encoding recombination mediator RecR; translated protein: MSNFTRPLAHLIDQFEQLPGIGPRTAQRLALYLLRQPEDKVKVFATALLSARNKVGECQKCFHLTANNECEICLNSQRDSSLICVVADSRDLLALERTREFKGLYHVLGGLISPMDGIGPELLNISALVKRVSSENTKEVILALTPSVEGDTTSLYISRLLKAFVKVTRIAYGLPVGSELEYADEVTLTRAIEGRREIE
- the lipA gene encoding lipoyl synthase yields the protein MTRSSKPTRYTQIKPKERLPEWIQPSIGKASQLENVQNLVKKYRLHTICEEGRCPNRGECYASGTATFLLGGSICTRSCAFCQVEKGLSPERIDPHEPDRIAQVVFHLKLKYVVLTSVARDDLSDHGAILFTKTIDAIRKLSPKISIEVLTPDFWGGYVDELKAVEAQRHRLKTVLKAKPVCLNHNIETVERLQKEVRRGATYKRSLDLLRTSSEIDKNIPTKSGLMLGLGETREEIIKVLKDLRSVNCQHVTIGQYLRPSLSHLPVQRYWHPQEFLNLEIIAKGLGFSKVNSGPLVRSSYHADQG